The following coding sequences are from one Xiphophorus couchianus chromosome 7, X_couchianus-1.0, whole genome shotgun sequence window:
- the LOC114148901 gene encoding dehydrogenase/reductase SDR family member 13-like, which produces MFYILLVPGLVILAYFFRQVVVIGRSCKSNTKLHGKTVIVTGSNTGIGKTTAIELAKRGARVILACRSKQRGEAALQDVKRESGSSQVVFMQLDLASLKSVRSFAENFLKTEPRLDILINNAGLYMMGRTEDGFGMMFGVNHLGHFLLTSLLLDRLKECGPSRVVNVSSTAHNWGRVDFDCLNTHRALRKGTSMLDSFRIYGDSKLCNVLFTHELAKRLKGTKVTCYSLHPGGIKTELQRNADATVQMILSNLGKFFFKTPLQGSQTTLHCALQEGIEHLSGRYFSNCTARSVYAKARDDAASKKLWEISERFCGI; this is translated from the exons ATGTTCTACATTCTGCTGGTGCCGGGACTCGTCATCCTCGCTTACTTTTTCCGTCAGGTTGTGGTAATAGGAAGGAGCTGCAAGAGCAACACAAAGCTGCATGGGAAAACTGTGATAGTTACCG GCAGCAACACTGGCATAGGGAAGACCACGGCCATAGAGCTGGCCAAGAGAGGAGCCAGAGTGATCCTGGCCTGTCGCAGCAAGCAGAGAGGAGAAGCTGCTCTGCAGGACGTCAAGAGG GAGAGCGGCAGCAGCCAGGTGGTGTTCATGCAGCTGGACCTGGCTAGTCTTAAGTCGGTCCGCAGCTTTGCAGAGAACTTCCTGAAGACAGAACCCAGACTGGACATCCTGATCAACAATGCAG GCCTCTACATGATGGGCCGAACGGAGGACGGGTTCGGGATGATGTTTGGCGTCAACCATctcggtcacttcctgttaaccAGCTTGTTGCTGGACCGGCTGAAGGAGTGCGGACCAAGCAGGGTGGTGAATGTGTCGTCTACGGCGCACAACTGGGGAAGAGTCGACTTTGACTGTCTGAACACGCACAGAGCTCTGCGGAAAGGGACGTCTATGTTGGACAGCTTCAGAATTTACGGCGACAGTAAGCTGTGCAACGTTCTCTTCACCCACGAGCTCGCCAAGAGACTGAAGGGAACCAAGGTCACTTGCTACTCCCTCCATCCAG GGGGCATCAAGACTGAGCTGCAAAGGAACGCAGATGCGACCGTTCAGATGATCCTATCGAACCTTGGAAAGTTTTTCTTCAAGACCCCGCTCCAGGGAAGCCAAACCACTCTGCACTGCGCCCTGCAGGAGGGCATCGAACACCTCAGTGGGCGCTATTTCTCCAACTGCACCGCAAGAAGCGTCTACGCCAAGGCCAGGGACGATGCCGCCTCAAAGAAGCTGTGGGAAATTAGCGAGCGGTTCTGTGGCATCTAA
- the LOC114148280 gene encoding dehydrogenase/reductase SDR family member 13-like, with translation MFVLPQCSSKAATMFYILLVPGLVILAYIFRQVVVIGRSCKSNTKLHGKTVIVTGSNTGIGKTTAIELAKRGARVILACRSKQRGEAALQDVKRESGSNQVVFMQLDLASLQSVRSFAENFLKTEPRLDILVNNAGVLLIGRTEDGFGLMFGVNHLGHFLLTNLLLDRLKECGPSRVVNVSSAAHNWGRVDFDCLNTHRDLRVGTTGLDCFGIYGDSKLCNALFTHELAKRLKGTKVTCYSLHPGSILTELQRNQSTTVQLILKNIERFIFKTPLQGSQTTLHCALQEGIEHLSGRYFSNCTAKNVFAKARDDAASKKLWEISERFCGI, from the exons ATGTTTGTGCTTCCTCAGTGCAGCTCCAAGGCAGCAACAATGTTCTACATTCTGCTGGTGCCGGGACTCGTCATCCTCGCTTACATTTTCCGTCAGGTTGTGGTAATAGGAAGGAGCTGCAAGAGCAACACAAAGCTGCATGGGAAAACTGTGATAGTTACCG GCAGCAACACTGGCATAGGGAAGACCACGGCCATAGAGCTGGCCAAGAGAGGAGCCAGAGTGATCCTGGCCTGTCGCAGCAAGCAGAGAGGAGAAGCTGCTCTGCAGGACGTCAAGAGG GAGAGCGGCAGCAACCAGGTGGTGTTCATGCAGCTGGACCTGGCTAGTCTTCAGTCGGTCCGCAGCTTTGCAGAGAACTTCCTGAAGACAGAACCCAGACTGGACATCCTGGTTAACAATGCAG GTGTCCTCCTGATAGGTCGAACAGAGGACGGATTTGGTTTGATGTTTGGCGTCAACCATctcggtcacttcctgttaaccAACTTGTTGCTGGATCGGCTGAAGGAGTGCGGACCAAGCAGGGTGGTGAATGTGTCGTCTGCGGCGCACAACTGGGGAAGAGTGGACTTTGACTGTCTGAACACGCACAGAGATCTGAGAGTAGGAACAACCGGGTTAGACTGCTTTGGGATTTACGGCGACAGTAAGCTGTGCAACGCTCTCTTCACCCACGAGCTCGCCAAGAGACTGAAGGGAACCAAGGTCACTTGCTACTCCCTCCATCCAG GAAGCATCTTGACTGAACTGCAAAGGAACCAGAGCACAACTGTTCAACTGATACTAAAGAACATTGAAAGGTTTATCTTTAAGACCCCGCTCCAGGGAAGCCAAACCACTCTGCACTGCGCCCTGCAGGAGGGCATCGAACACCTCAGTGGGCGCTATTTCTCCAACTGCACCGCAAAAAACGTCTTCGCCAAGGCCAGGGACGATGCCGCCTCAAAGAAGCTGTGGGAGATCAGTGAGAGGTTCTGTGGCATCTAA